In Rhizobium gallicum bv. gallicum R602sp, the following proteins share a genomic window:
- a CDS encoding HAD family hydrolase, with amino-acid sequence MSLSATDQTRAANRSNPDPLQNIDLVIFDCDGVLIDSEPIASRTLAEALQEAGVAITPSEAHEKFTGNSERVIRDMCVRDYGLGDVANVFQAWHRRLYAEFARSLTPMAGIGDIVASLTRPKCVASNSTMHRLRASLGRLDLWQCFHPGVFSAEAVARPKPAPDLLLHCAEKFAARPARCVMVDDSPHGVAAAVSAGMIAIGFVDPADPRPARKALLVSSGAFGVATGAGELTPMLLAASQSIKA; translated from the coding sequence GTGTCCTTATCTGCGACAGACCAAACGCGCGCCGCCAATCGCTCCAACCCGGATCCCCTTCAGAACATTGACCTGGTCATTTTCGACTGCGACGGCGTGCTCATCGACAGCGAGCCGATCGCAAGCCGCACGCTTGCGGAAGCCCTGCAGGAGGCGGGCGTGGCAATCACCCCTTCCGAAGCCCATGAAAAATTCACGGGCAATTCCGAAAGGGTGATCCGCGACATGTGCGTCCGCGACTACGGCTTGGGTGACGTTGCAAACGTCTTCCAAGCCTGGCATCGGCGGCTTTACGCCGAATTCGCACGGTCCTTGACGCCAATGGCTGGCATCGGCGACATCGTTGCCAGCCTAACCCGGCCGAAATGTGTTGCATCGAACAGTACGATGCACCGGCTTCGCGCGAGCCTCGGCAGGCTCGATCTCTGGCAGTGCTTCCACCCGGGGGTCTTCAGCGCCGAGGCCGTGGCGCGGCCAAAGCCTGCCCCGGACCTTTTATTGCATTGCGCGGAGAAATTCGCGGCAAGACCGGCACGATGTGTCATGGTCGACGACAGTCCGCATGGCGTTGCGGCAGCCGTCTCCGCCGGCATGATCGCCATAGGCTTCGTTGATCCTGCCGATCCGAGGCCGGCAAGGAAGGCATTGCTTGTTTCCTCGGGCGCCTTTGGCGTGGCAACCGGAGCCGGAGAATTAACGCCAATGCTGTTGGCAGCGAGCCAGTCGATCAAGGCCTAG
- a CDS encoding glycerophosphodiester phosphodiesterase family protein, with amino-acid sequence MVYIIGHRGGRNLWPENSLSGFRKLAEMPVEGVEFDVHLTRFGELLVIHDATLDRTTDHSGPVFDLAPGEHRSVRLKDSDGEAIPTLDEVLEIFKFSALELHIELKADAKGDAYPGLERRAANLVDSLKLADRSFLTSFHASVLQTVREVAPHIRTLSSFDRAAAERGGLRSGLKKMEELADIIAVEKSLLATHWDEITSFIPFDRLGAWVPNHTADIAYWLAKPVRQITTDRPDLALSIRGS; translated from the coding sequence ATGGTTTACATCATCGGTCATCGCGGTGGCCGCAATCTCTGGCCCGAAAACAGCCTTTCTGGCTTCCGCAAGCTGGCTGAAATGCCAGTCGAAGGCGTCGAATTCGACGTGCATTTGACCCGTTTTGGCGAACTGCTCGTCATTCACGACGCAACCCTTGATCGCACGACCGATCACTCCGGACCGGTCTTCGACCTTGCTCCAGGCGAGCACCGAAGCGTCAGGCTGAAAGACAGCGACGGAGAGGCGATACCGACGCTTGACGAGGTTCTCGAGATATTCAAGTTCAGCGCCCTTGAGCTGCATATCGAGCTGAAGGCGGATGCGAAAGGGGATGCCTATCCGGGCCTTGAGAGGAGGGCTGCAAACCTCGTCGATAGCCTCAAGCTCGCCGACCGTTCGTTCCTGACGAGCTTTCACGCCAGCGTTCTTCAAACTGTCCGTGAGGTTGCGCCGCATATCCGGACGCTGTCTTCATTTGACCGCGCAGCCGCCGAGCGAGGTGGCCTCAGATCCGGCCTTAAGAAAATGGAGGAGCTCGCCGACATCATTGCCGTCGAAAAGTCTCTGCTTGCGACGCATTGGGACGAAATCACGTCCTTCATTCCCTTTGACCGGCTCGGCGCATGGGTGCCGAATCACACTGCAGACATTGCCTATTGGTTGGCCAAACCGGTCCGGCAGATCACGACCGACAGGCCGGATCTTGCCCTTAGCATACGGGGTTCGTGA